In one window of Pseudoliparis swirei isolate HS2019 ecotype Mariana Trench chromosome 15, NWPU_hadal_v1, whole genome shotgun sequence DNA:
- the bmpr1bb gene encoding bone morphogenetic protein receptor, type IBb isoform X2, with the protein MVVVWLPQEWAWQAVLLVTGLASLGCGSDANMLDTLLLENGWKGGSERRAEDSSSTATVSAQNTLRCHCSHDCPEDSVNNTCLTDGFCFTMVEDKEESGVAVLSVGCFPFTGFEFQCKYTWNAGSRRALECCSDQDYCNRDLHPTLPPLMTSDYVDSSNQYMAVFISITVCIIIIVLILIFCYFRYKRQESRPRYSIDLEQDETYIPPGESLRDLIEHSRSIGSGSGSGLPLLVQRTIAKQIQMIKQIGKGRYGEVWMGKWRGERVAVKVFFTTEEDSWFRETEIYQTFLMRHDNILGFIAADIKGTGSWTQLYLITDYHENGSLYDYLKSNTLDVKALLKLAYSSISGLCHLHTEIYGTQGKPAIAHRDLKSKNILVKKNGFCCIADLGLAVKFNSDTNEVDIPPNLRVGTKRYMPPEVLEETLNKTQSFIMADMYSFGLIVWEMARRCISGGIVEEYQLPYYDLVPTDPSYEDMREVVCIKKQRPSFANRWTSDECLLQMGKLMSECWAHNPTCRLTALRVKKSLAKMLETQDIKL; encoded by the exons atggtggtggtgtggcTGCCTCAGGAGTGGGCCTGgcaggctgttctcctggtgacTGGACTGGCATCACTAGGCTGTGGGTCTGATG cCAACATGCTGGACACCCTGCTGCTGGAGAACGGATGGAAAGGGGGATCGGAGCGACGGGCGGaggacagcagcagcacagccACAGTGTCGGCTCAGAACACGCTCCGCTGTCACTGCTCCCATGACTGCCCGGAGGACTCGGTCAACAATACCTGCTT GACTGATGGTTTTTGCTTCACCATGGTGGAGGATAAGGAGGAGTCGGGTGTGGCAGTACTCTCCGTAGGTTGTTTCCCTTTTACCGGTTTCGAGTTCCAGTGCAAA TACACGTGGAATGCTGGTTCGAGGAGAGCTCTGGAGTGTTGCAGCGATCAGGACTATTGCAACAGAGACTTGCACCCTACTCTTCCTCCACTAATGACTTCAG ATTACGTTGACAGCAGTAACCAGTACATGGCTGTCTTCATTTCAATCACAGTTTGCATTATCATCATTGTTCTCATCCTCATTTTCTGCTACTTCAG ATATAAGCGGCAGGAATCCCGACCACGCTACAGTATCGATCTGGAGCAGGATGAGACCTACATCCCCCCTGGAGAATCTCTGAGGGACCTGATAGAGCATTCCCGCAGCATCGGGTCTGGCTCAGGGTCCGGACTCCCTCTACTG GTGCAGCGCACAATCGCCAAACAGATTCAGATGATCAAGCAGATTGGAAAAGGGCGATACGGAGAGGTCTGGATGGgcaagtggagaggagagagagtggccGTTAAAGTCTTCttcaccacagaagaagacagcTGGTTCAGAGAGACTGAAATATACCAGACCTTCCTGATGAGACATGACAATATCCTGG GATTCATAGCAGCAGATATTAAAGGAACCGGCTCGTGGACTCAGCTCTACTTAATCACAGACTACCACGAGAATGGATCCCTGTACGACTACCTCAAGTCCAACACCTTGGACGTCAAGGCTCTGCTGAAACTGGCCTACTCGTCCATATCGGGCCTCTGTCACCTGCACACAGAGATCTACGGCACACAGGGCAAACCGGCCATTGCACACAGAGACCTGAAGAGTAAAAACATCTTGGTAAAAAAGAACGGATTCTGCTGTATTGCAGACCTCGGCCTGGCGGTCAAGTTTAACAG TGACACCAACGAGGTGGATATCCCTCCCAACCTCCGAGTTGGAACGAAGCGGTATATGCCCCCTGAGGTGTTGGaagagaccctgaacaagacCCAGTCTTTTATAATGGCTGACATGTACAGTTTTGGCCTCATTGTTTGGGAGATGGCTCGACGTTGCATCTCTGGAG GCATTGTGGAGGAGTATCAGCTGCCCTATTATGACCTTGTGCCCACTGATCCATcctatgaagacatgagagaagTTGTctgcattaaaaaacaaagaccTTCATTTGCTAATCGTTGGACTAGCGATGAg TGTTTACTGCAGATGGGGAAACTGATGTCCGAGTGTTGGGCTCACAACCCGacctgtcgcctcacagccttGAGGGTGAAGAAGAGCCTGGCGAAGATGTTAGAGACCCAAGACATCAAACTGTGA
- the bmpr1bb gene encoding bone morphogenetic protein receptor, type IBb isoform X3, with protein MSQAGEAETCVPNANMLDTLLLENGWKGGSERRAEDSSSTATVSAQNTLRCHCSHDCPEDSVNNTCLTDGFCFTMVEDKEESGVAVLSVGCFPFTGFEFQCKYTWNAGSRRALECCSDQDYCNRDLHPTLPPLMTSDYVDSSNQYMAVFISITVCIIIIVLILIFCYFRYKRQESRPRYSIDLEQDETYIPPGESLRDLIEHSRSIGSGSGSGLPLLVQRTIAKQIQMIKQIGKGRYGEVWMGKWRGERVAVKVFFTTEEDSWFRETEIYQTFLMRHDNILGFIAADIKGTGSWTQLYLITDYHENGSLYDYLKSNTLDVKALLKLAYSSISGLCHLHTEIYGTQGKPAIAHRDLKSKNILVKKNGFCCIADLGLAVKFNSDTNEVDIPPNLRVGTKRYMPPEVLEETLNKTQSFIMADMYSFGLIVWEMARRCISGGIVEEYQLPYYDLVPTDPSYEDMREVVCIKKQRPSFANRWTSDECLLQMGKLMSECWAHNPTCRLTALRVKKSLAKMLETQDIKL; from the exons ATG TCACAGGCTGGTGAGGCTGAGACCTGCGTGCCAAACG cCAACATGCTGGACACCCTGCTGCTGGAGAACGGATGGAAAGGGGGATCGGAGCGACGGGCGGaggacagcagcagcacagccACAGTGTCGGCTCAGAACACGCTCCGCTGTCACTGCTCCCATGACTGCCCGGAGGACTCGGTCAACAATACCTGCTT GACTGATGGTTTTTGCTTCACCATGGTGGAGGATAAGGAGGAGTCGGGTGTGGCAGTACTCTCCGTAGGTTGTTTCCCTTTTACCGGTTTCGAGTTCCAGTGCAAA TACACGTGGAATGCTGGTTCGAGGAGAGCTCTGGAGTGTTGCAGCGATCAGGACTATTGCAACAGAGACTTGCACCCTACTCTTCCTCCACTAATGACTTCAG ATTACGTTGACAGCAGTAACCAGTACATGGCTGTCTTCATTTCAATCACAGTTTGCATTATCATCATTGTTCTCATCCTCATTTTCTGCTACTTCAG ATATAAGCGGCAGGAATCCCGACCACGCTACAGTATCGATCTGGAGCAGGATGAGACCTACATCCCCCCTGGAGAATCTCTGAGGGACCTGATAGAGCATTCCCGCAGCATCGGGTCTGGCTCAGGGTCCGGACTCCCTCTACTG GTGCAGCGCACAATCGCCAAACAGATTCAGATGATCAAGCAGATTGGAAAAGGGCGATACGGAGAGGTCTGGATGGgcaagtggagaggagagagagtggccGTTAAAGTCTTCttcaccacagaagaagacagcTGGTTCAGAGAGACTGAAATATACCAGACCTTCCTGATGAGACATGACAATATCCTGG GATTCATAGCAGCAGATATTAAAGGAACCGGCTCGTGGACTCAGCTCTACTTAATCACAGACTACCACGAGAATGGATCCCTGTACGACTACCTCAAGTCCAACACCTTGGACGTCAAGGCTCTGCTGAAACTGGCCTACTCGTCCATATCGGGCCTCTGTCACCTGCACACAGAGATCTACGGCACACAGGGCAAACCGGCCATTGCACACAGAGACCTGAAGAGTAAAAACATCTTGGTAAAAAAGAACGGATTCTGCTGTATTGCAGACCTCGGCCTGGCGGTCAAGTTTAACAG TGACACCAACGAGGTGGATATCCCTCCCAACCTCCGAGTTGGAACGAAGCGGTATATGCCCCCTGAGGTGTTGGaagagaccctgaacaagacCCAGTCTTTTATAATGGCTGACATGTACAGTTTTGGCCTCATTGTTTGGGAGATGGCTCGACGTTGCATCTCTGGAG GCATTGTGGAGGAGTATCAGCTGCCCTATTATGACCTTGTGCCCACTGATCCATcctatgaagacatgagagaagTTGTctgcattaaaaaacaaagaccTTCATTTGCTAATCGTTGGACTAGCGATGAg TGTTTACTGCAGATGGGGAAACTGATGTCCGAGTGTTGGGCTCACAACCCGacctgtcgcctcacagccttGAGGGTGAAGAAGAGCCTGGCGAAGATGTTAGAGACCCAAGACATCAAACTGTGA
- the bmpr1bb gene encoding bone morphogenetic protein receptor, type IBb isoform X1 — translation MVSTGNQLLLCVFMLPLCFKSQAGEAETCVPNANMLDTLLLENGWKGGSERRAEDSSSTATVSAQNTLRCHCSHDCPEDSVNNTCLTDGFCFTMVEDKEESGVAVLSVGCFPFTGFEFQCKYTWNAGSRRALECCSDQDYCNRDLHPTLPPLMTSDYVDSSNQYMAVFISITVCIIIIVLILIFCYFRYKRQESRPRYSIDLEQDETYIPPGESLRDLIEHSRSIGSGSGSGLPLLVQRTIAKQIQMIKQIGKGRYGEVWMGKWRGERVAVKVFFTTEEDSWFRETEIYQTFLMRHDNILGFIAADIKGTGSWTQLYLITDYHENGSLYDYLKSNTLDVKALLKLAYSSISGLCHLHTEIYGTQGKPAIAHRDLKSKNILVKKNGFCCIADLGLAVKFNSDTNEVDIPPNLRVGTKRYMPPEVLEETLNKTQSFIMADMYSFGLIVWEMARRCISGGIVEEYQLPYYDLVPTDPSYEDMREVVCIKKQRPSFANRWTSDECLLQMGKLMSECWAHNPTCRLTALRVKKSLAKMLETQDIKL, via the exons ATGGTAAGTACTGGAAACCAGCTCTTACTGTGTGTTTTCATGCTGCCTTTATGTTTTAAGTCACAGGCTGGTGAGGCTGAGACCTGCGTGCCAAACG cCAACATGCTGGACACCCTGCTGCTGGAGAACGGATGGAAAGGGGGATCGGAGCGACGGGCGGaggacagcagcagcacagccACAGTGTCGGCTCAGAACACGCTCCGCTGTCACTGCTCCCATGACTGCCCGGAGGACTCGGTCAACAATACCTGCTT GACTGATGGTTTTTGCTTCACCATGGTGGAGGATAAGGAGGAGTCGGGTGTGGCAGTACTCTCCGTAGGTTGTTTCCCTTTTACCGGTTTCGAGTTCCAGTGCAAA TACACGTGGAATGCTGGTTCGAGGAGAGCTCTGGAGTGTTGCAGCGATCAGGACTATTGCAACAGAGACTTGCACCCTACTCTTCCTCCACTAATGACTTCAG ATTACGTTGACAGCAGTAACCAGTACATGGCTGTCTTCATTTCAATCACAGTTTGCATTATCATCATTGTTCTCATCCTCATTTTCTGCTACTTCAG ATATAAGCGGCAGGAATCCCGACCACGCTACAGTATCGATCTGGAGCAGGATGAGACCTACATCCCCCCTGGAGAATCTCTGAGGGACCTGATAGAGCATTCCCGCAGCATCGGGTCTGGCTCAGGGTCCGGACTCCCTCTACTG GTGCAGCGCACAATCGCCAAACAGATTCAGATGATCAAGCAGATTGGAAAAGGGCGATACGGAGAGGTCTGGATGGgcaagtggagaggagagagagtggccGTTAAAGTCTTCttcaccacagaagaagacagcTGGTTCAGAGAGACTGAAATATACCAGACCTTCCTGATGAGACATGACAATATCCTGG GATTCATAGCAGCAGATATTAAAGGAACCGGCTCGTGGACTCAGCTCTACTTAATCACAGACTACCACGAGAATGGATCCCTGTACGACTACCTCAAGTCCAACACCTTGGACGTCAAGGCTCTGCTGAAACTGGCCTACTCGTCCATATCGGGCCTCTGTCACCTGCACACAGAGATCTACGGCACACAGGGCAAACCGGCCATTGCACACAGAGACCTGAAGAGTAAAAACATCTTGGTAAAAAAGAACGGATTCTGCTGTATTGCAGACCTCGGCCTGGCGGTCAAGTTTAACAG TGACACCAACGAGGTGGATATCCCTCCCAACCTCCGAGTTGGAACGAAGCGGTATATGCCCCCTGAGGTGTTGGaagagaccctgaacaagacCCAGTCTTTTATAATGGCTGACATGTACAGTTTTGGCCTCATTGTTTGGGAGATGGCTCGACGTTGCATCTCTGGAG GCATTGTGGAGGAGTATCAGCTGCCCTATTATGACCTTGTGCCCACTGATCCATcctatgaagacatgagagaagTTGTctgcattaaaaaacaaagaccTTCATTTGCTAATCGTTGGACTAGCGATGAg TGTTTACTGCAGATGGGGAAACTGATGTCCGAGTGTTGGGCTCACAACCCGacctgtcgcctcacagccttGAGGGTGAAGAAGAGCCTGGCGAAGATGTTAGAGACCCAAGACATCAAACTGTGA